The proteins below are encoded in one region of Apium graveolens cultivar Ventura chromosome 4, ASM990537v1, whole genome shotgun sequence:
- the LOC141719078 gene encoding uncharacterized protein LOC141719078 — protein sequence MERAQEEMKYAGVFGIYRKGHQVMAAHRNIFNQITLAFILPLCFIYLAEMLISEILFSKQPSYIFGQNTYKHTHHLPVYIIFNLAYYTFLVIFSLLSTSAVVYSVACIYSNRTISFNKVMGVVLRVWKRLMITFFVIYVFTFSYVVIAVLTLNLCLAIGGTASLVLFFIFLFMYIIGFVYLTIVWQLAAVVTVLEDFRGVKAMNKSRKLIKGKFWVALTIFIGLSILVAVIQFMFYVFVVYADSWAIWKRVLVGISCLVLLVPIFLYQLVLQTIIYFVCKSYHNETIDKPAMSNHLGAYERLSDPDEVQMEQV from the coding sequence ATGGAAAGAGCTCAAGAAGAAATGAAATATGCTGGAGTGTTTGGTATCTACAGAAAAGGCCACCAAGTCATGGCTGCACATAGAAACATCTTTAATCAAATAACTCTAGCTTTCATCCTCCCTCTATGCTTCATCTATCTAGCTGAAATGCTGATTTCCGAAATTCTATTCTCAAAACAACCATCCTACATATTTGGTCAAAACACATACAAACATACTCATCATTTGCCTGTCTACATTATTTTCAACCTTGCTTACTATACTTTCCTTGTCATTTTTTCCCTCCTCTCTACATCTGCTGTGGTTTACTCTGTAGCTTGCATCTACTCAAATCGCACCATTTCCTTTAACAAAGTCATGGGCGTTGTGCTCAGAGTTTGGAAGCGCCTCATGATCACTTTTTTTGTCATTTATGTATTCACCTTCTCTTACGTTGTTATCGCAGTTCTTACTCTGAATCTTTGTTTAGCTATTGGTGGAACCGCTTCTTTAGTccttttcttcattttcttgTTTATGTACATTATTGGGTTTGTTTATCTTACTATTGTGTGGCAGCTGGCTGCTGTTGTCACCGTTTTAGAAGATTTTAGGGGAGTCAAGGCAATGAATAAAAgtaggaagctaatcaaaggaAAGTTTTGGGTGGCTTTGACCATATTTATCGGGTTAAGTATCCTAGTTGCGGTGATACAGTTTATGTTCTATGTTTTTGTTGTGTATGCAGATAGTTGGGCAATATGGAAGAGGGTTCTGGTTGGAATCTCGTGTCTTGTTCTACTTGTGCCAATATTTCTCTATCAGTTGGTTCTTCAAACCATCATCTACTTTGTTTGCAAGTCGTATCATAATGAAACTATCGATAAGCCTGCCATGTCCAACCATCTTGGAGCGTATGAGCGTCTGTCTGACCCAGATGAGGTGCAGATGGAACAAGTTTAA